In Gimesia benthica, a single window of DNA contains:
- a CDS encoding HpcH/HpaI aldolase family protein: MLVKKLKEKLVRGETVYGSLFQHAVVPAMVESIPDNSLDFVIVTPEHTTLDLAEFLPLRYALQSKGIVCLARTHSRDAADVARVCDTFDGVVVPYVETYEEAQQLAAAAVYRPLKGIVLDKALKEGKFINQKTADYIEKKNENTLFIPMIESVPGIENLEQICSIPGVHAVFVGPGDLTTNMGIPGEYDNPELIAAIQKVIDVSNAQHVAAGCWFGTTQQALRTIRQGARLVVYANDGLMLTHAMQSAFGELRKG, encoded by the coding sequence ATGCTGGTGAAGAAACTGAAAGAGAAACTGGTTCGGGGCGAGACCGTGTATGGGTCGCTGTTTCAGCATGCGGTGGTACCGGCGATGGTCGAGTCGATCCCCGACAACTCGCTCGATTTTGTGATCGTCACGCCCGAGCATACCACCCTCGACCTCGCGGAGTTTCTGCCGCTGCGATATGCCCTGCAGTCCAAAGGCATTGTCTGCCTGGCCCGCACGCACAGTCGCGACGCTGCAGATGTGGCCCGCGTCTGTGATACGTTTGACGGCGTGGTGGTACCTTATGTCGAAACATACGAAGAGGCACAGCAGTTGGCGGCAGCGGCCGTTTATCGACCGTTGAAAGGGATTGTGCTGGACAAGGCCCTGAAAGAGGGGAAGTTCATCAATCAGAAGACGGCCGACTACATCGAGAAAAAGAACGAGAACACGCTGTTCATACCGATGATTGAATCGGTGCCCGGCATCGAGAACCTGGAACAGATCTGTTCGATACCCGGCGTGCACGCGGTCTTCGTCGGTCCCGGCGATCTGACGACCAACATGGGCATCCCCGGCGAGTATGACAACCCGGAACTCATCGCCGCGATCCAGAAAGTGATCGACGTCTCGAACGCACAGCACGTCGCCGCAGGCTGCTGGTTCGGAACCACCCAGCAGGCCCTGCGTACAATCCGCCAGGGCGCCCGACTGGTCGTGTACGCCAACGACGG